The following coding sequences are from one Candidatus Nitrosopumilus sp. SW window:
- a CDS encoding peptidylprolyl isomerase — protein sequence MSNKIKCSHILVSKQSEALAIMEKLKNGEKFGKLAKELSIDSGSAKKDGNLGYFTKGMMVKPFEDAAFKLQVGETSEPVKSEFGYHIIKRFG from the coding sequence ATGAGTAATAAGATCAAATGTTCACATATTCTTGTCTCAAAACAAAGCGAAGCACTTGCAATAATGGAGAAATTAAAGAACGGTGAAAAATTTGGAAAATTAGCAAAAGAATTATCCATTGATTCAGGTAGTGCCAAAAAAGATGGGAATTTAGGATATTTTACAAAAGGCATGATGGTAAAACCGTTTGAAGATGCAGCATTTAAACTCCAAGTCGGAGAAACATCGGAACCAGTAAAATCAGAATTTGGATACCACATCATCAAAAGGTTCGGATAA